The sequence GCGGGGGCGTGCGGCACCAGGGCGGTGTTGGAGGACGTGGCGGTGACCTTGAGGCTTTCGACGGCGGTCTCCACGTCGCCCACGGTGAAGGACAGGTCGCCGGTCGAGCCGCCCTCGGCGAGGGTCTGGTTGGCCACCGAGGAGATCGTGGGCGTGTCATTCACCGGGGTGATGGTGAGGGTCACCGTGGCCTGCGCGCTCTGGCCCTTGCGGTTGGTGACACGATAGATGAGCGCATCTTCGCCGTTGTAGTCGTCGCCGGGGGTGTAGGTGATGGAGCCATTGGCGCGGAGCTCACTCAACGTGCCGTGGTCCGGTGCGTCGACGATGGTGAAGGTAAGTGGCCCATTACCGGTGGCCGGCAGCCACACCTCGAGGGGCGTGTCTTCCACCGTCTCACGTGTAACGTCGCGGGCCACCGGCGGTACGTCGGGCGCCGGCTCATTGTCGCGACAAGCGGTGAGGGTGATGGCGGCCAGTCCAAGCACCAATCCCATACGCAATGCGGTGGCTGGCGCTGTGAGCCATTTTGAAAGCAGATATGACATGAACTTCCTCGTGGGAGCCCCAACATGGGCGCTGTAGACAATGGAGCGCCGGGCTGTGGGCTCGATGAAACTTTCAGAAACCAAGAAATGAGCTGGATGGGTTTTTCATGCGAAGTGACTCTCGGCTCATGCTGGGGAAACGCCCAGACGGGCAGCAACCAGCGCAGGGACCGGGTCACGTCAGCGCTGTCACCTCTACTCCGGGTGCCAGCGCATGGGTATTGGACCTAGTGCTTACAGCGCGGGCTCAGCGCAGGCCCAGCCGGTCCACGAACCGCACCAGCTCCGCCACCGAGTCCACGTCCAGCTTTTCGATGACGCGGGCGCGGTGCACCTTGATGGTCTTCTCGGTGGTGCCCAGCCGCTGCGCGACTTCCTTGTTGGTCAGCCCCTGGGCCACCAGCACACAAACCTCACGTTCGCGGGAAGTGAGAACGGCATGACGGGCATGCAGCTCGGCGGTCTCGGCGCGGCCGGCGCGGGCCGCCGCGTCCTTGAGCAGGGCCTGGGAGATGGCGCCCAGCAGTTGTTGCTCGTCAAAGGGCTTGAGGAGGAAGTCCACGGCGCCGGCCTTCATGGCCCTGACGCTGGCCGGCACATCTCCGTGGCCGGAGATGAAGATGACGGGCAGGTGGCAGCCCTTGGACTCCATGGCCTGCTGCAGCTCCAGCCCGTTCAGCCCCGGCATCCGCAGGTCCAATACGGCGCAGCCCGGCGTGTCCCCGGACAGCTGTGCGAGGAACTCGGAGGGCGAGGCGAAGGGCTTTGTCGCATGACCGGCGGCCCGCAGCAGCCGCCCCAGCCCCCGCAGCACGGACTCATCGTCGTCCACGAGGAAGATGGTGGCGGGGGCTTGTCTCATGGCGAGGATTCCGTGTGCGCCGCGGGAAGCACGCACCGTAACAGAGCCCCCTGTCCTGGAGGGCTCTCGGCTTGCAAGCGGCCGCCGTGCGCCTCGACGATGGAGCGGCTGATGGACAGCCCCATGCCCAGCCCGTGCTCCTTGGTGGAGTAGAAGGGCTCGAAGATGAGGGCCAGCCGCGACGGCTCGATTCCTCCTCCCGAGTCCTGCACGCTCAGCTCCACCTGTCCTGGGACTGACGAGGCGGTGCGGACGCGCAGCTGGCGCTGGCCCGCGGGGACATCGGCCATGGCATCCATGGCGTTCATGAGCAGGTTGAGCACCACCTGCTGGAGCTGGATTCCGTCTCCCTGGACGGCGGGCAGCGACGGGGCGAGCGCCAGCCGCAGGTCCGCGCCGCGCAGGTTCATGTCGTTGGCCAGCAGGCGCGCCACCTCGCGCACCAGGTCATTGAGGGAGTGGAGCTCCTGCCGGGGCTCCCCCCACTTGAGCAGCGCGCGCATGCGGTGGATGACTTCACCCGCGCGCTTGTCGTCGGAGATGATGTCCCCGAGGGCCTCGCGCACCTCGTCCAGCTCCGCGGGGGTGGCGTTCAGCAGGCGGCGAGCGGCCTGGGCGTTGCTGAGGATGGCGGCCAGGGGCTGGTTGAGCTCGTGAGCCAGTGAGGCGGCCAGCTCGCCCAGGGCGGCCACCCGGCTCACGTGGGCCAGCTGGTCCAGGGTTCGACGCGCCTCCAGCTCCGCGAGCTTCTCCAGACGTTGGCGCTCGAGCACCTCGGCCTGGGCACGCATGCGGCGGCGACGCTCCACCACGAGCCCCCCGGCCAGCAACGCCTGCAGACCGCTGATGGTCAGGGCCCCCAGGACCCACCAGCGGTAGCGCTCCCAGAGCGTGGGCTCGTCGAAGGCGAGCCGCACCCCGGGAGGCACCCGCTCTCGGGGGATGTCCCAGCGCCGCAGCGCACGGGCATCGACCGTCTGCGTGTCCACGGAGGCCGCCTTCAGGGGCGCGAGGAATTCCTCCTGCGCTCCGCTCAACACGCGGGAGGTGAGCATGCCCAGCTGTTGGCCCACGGCCTCGTAGCTGACGAGCGCTCCGCCGACGAACCCAAGACCCAGGACCGTCTCATGGAGGGTGAAGCAGGGCCGGTTGCTGGCGGAGA comes from Pyxidicoccus parkwaysis and encodes:
- a CDS encoding sensor histidine kinase → MSWRIVFVFCLLSLLSPQAVAQEARPAGKSVLLLIPEDTALPAMAMLVASLRSSLWEAQGGPITLDVESLDLGWARGPSYTHALHTWYLAKYRERRPDALIAFRSDAIQVALQLRRELWPDIPMVVLSEDARLWENQPRPERVAGLWLHYDMRATAELALRLLPGTRRLALITGSSPWERARQEQMVRELQPLLAQRGLELIDLSNLPLAELLQRARTLPDDTTVLAFTFMTDPSGRPFVGREIARMLLSASNRPCFTLHETVLGLGFVGGALVSYEAVGQQLGMLTSRVLSGAQEEFLAPLKAASVDTQTVDARALRRWDIPRERVPPGVRLAFDEPTLWERYRWWVLGALTISGLQALLAGGLVVERRRRMRAQAEVLERQRLEKLAELEARRTLDQLAHVSRVAALGELAASLAHELNQPLAAILSNAQAARRLLNATPAELDEVREALGDIISDDKRAGEVIHRMRALLKWGEPRQELHSLNDLVREVARLLANDMNLRGADLRLALAPSLPAVQGDGIQLQQVVLNLLMNAMDAMADVPAGQRQLRVRTASSVPGQVELSVQDSGGGIEPSRLALIFEPFYSTKEHGLGMGLSISRSIVEAHGGRLQAESPPGQGALLRCVLPAAHTESSP
- a CDS encoding response regulator transcription factor, whose product is MRQAPATIFLVDDDESVLRGLGRLLRAAGHATKPFASPSEFLAQLSGDTPGCAVLDLRMPGLNGLELQQAMESKGCHLPVIFISGHGDVPASVRAMKAGAVDFLLKPFDEQQLLGAISQALLKDAAARAGRAETAELHARHAVLTSREREVCVLVAQGLTNKEVAQRLGTTEKTIKVHRARVIEKLDVDSVAELVRFVDRLGLR